In Roseiconus lacunae, the DNA window CTCCCAAAGACATCGTGGCTGCCGAGTCTTGGATGACGACCGTATTTGCCGCCCATTTGGCTCTGATCACCATCATGGTCGCGGCGACATTTATCGATTTCGACGAACGAACGATTCCCGATCTGCTGACTATCCCTGGGACAATTTTGGCGCTGATCTTCAGCTGGTGCTCGATCTTTATTTTTTTGCCCTGGGATGCTCCTAACTGGCCAGAGCCGATTACGTTTGCGTCGCCATCCCCGATCGCGATGGTTTGGTTAGGGCCCAAGGGCTGGTGGACCGCGATCCTCATTTGGACCGGCTGGTGTTTTGCTCTCGCCAATCGACGTGTCATCTTGCGGCACGGGTTGGCAAAAGCGGTCGCCTATTTTGTTGCTTCACTCGTTCGTCGCTACAACTGGCAACTGCTGGTCGCGATCTGGTTGGCCGGAAGCATTGCGATCCGAGTCGCGTATTCGTTCGGCGGGATCCCATGGATCAGCCTGCTGTCCTCGCTTGTCGGTCTCGGTGTCGGCGGCGGAGTCGTTTGGGCGATCCGAATCGTCGGTAGTGTCGCGATGAACCGCGAGGCGTTGGGCTTTGGCGACGTCACGCTGATGGCGATGGTTGGAGCGTTCATCGGGTGGCAAGGGGCGGTCATGGCGTTTTTTGTCTCCCCGATCGCGGCGATTGCAATCGTTCTGGTCTATTTCATCCTCACCCGGAATGCCGAAATCCCCTTCGGACCCTACCTTTGTGCCGGAACGATGCTGACGATTTTGTGGTGGGACGACTTTGTCAGCGGGTGGTTTGTCGGTAACTTCGCAATTCTTGGGCAATTCATGCTTTGGCTGTTTCTTGCCCTATTGGGTATGATGGGAGTAATGCTGTACTGCTATCGAGTTGTCTCGGATAGGTTCCGCGGAGAATAACATGAAGATTGGACAATCAATACGAAGTCACGGCATCGCGGTCGCCTGCGGTGTACTCGCCACGGCTGGCCTGGTCGGATGCGACAATCCGGGCGTGACATCGACGCCTGACGACATCGAAATTTCCGAGACTTCCGGAACCGTCAAAGTTGCGGCAGAAAAAGCCGACAAAAAAGACGCGTCCGAAACCGATTCCGATCAAGCAGATTCCAAAGACAACAAGGATTCGAAGATGAGCGAAAAAGAGAAGGAAGATTCTGTCGATCAGAAAGTGAAGTTCGTCTTCGATTACAATTCGCTCAATGCCAAAGCCGCCTACGTGATTCTACGCAAAGGTACCGAACCGCCGGGACCTGGCGGCTACACGATGACCAAAGACGCCGGAACCTACATCTGCCGGCAGTGCAATGCGGCGCTCTACAAAAGCGAAGCAAAGTTTGAAAGTCACTGCGGATGGCCCAGCTTTGATGACGAAATCGACGGCGCGGTCAAACGCCAAACGGACGCCGATGGCTACCGCGTTGAAATCATCTGCAACAACTGTGGCGGTCACCTCGGTCACGTCTTCGAAGGCGAAAACTTTACCGAAAAGAACACCCGCCATTGTGTGAATTCGATTTCGATGAAGTTCATTCCCAAAGGCAAGCCGATTCCGCCTAAATTGGTCGTCGATAAACAGGCCGCGAAAGAAGCGAATCAGAAGCGCACCGCGACCAAGTCCGAACCTGTTCAACAGGACAAAGACTAACGCCGTAATTGAGTTGTACCACAAAGACGGTAGTCAACAGCGACTTTAACGTAACAGGCGAGCTTCGGCTCGCCTGTTTTCGTATCACGGCACT includes these proteins:
- a CDS encoding methionine-R-sulfoxide reductase; its protein translation is MKIGQSIRSHGIAVACGVLATAGLVGCDNPGVTSTPDDIEISETSGTVKVAAEKADKKDASETDSDQADSKDNKDSKMSEKEKEDSVDQKVKFVFDYNSLNAKAAYVILRKGTEPPGPGGYTMTKDAGTYICRQCNAALYKSEAKFESHCGWPSFDDEIDGAVKRQTDADGYRVEIICNNCGGHLGHVFEGENFTEKNTRHCVNSISMKFIPKGKPIPPKLVVDKQAAKEANQKRTATKSEPVQQDKD
- a CDS encoding prepilin peptidase gives rise to the protein MINFWIPLPIELRLVLLSLTGVLLGVISNYAIYNLAWDKRPIGPWCRAHPDAPARSISDRIPILGWLGMRRENHLHGKGFWIRPMGIEVAMSIGIPAYYWYVTQTASLLPIGFRAPKDIVAAESWMTTVFAAHLALITIMVAATFIDFDERTIPDLLTIPGTILALIFSWCSIFIFLPWDAPNWPEPITFASPSPIAMVWLGPKGWWTAILIWTGWCFALANRRVILRHGLAKAVAYFVASLVRRYNWQLLVAIWLAGSIAIRVAYSFGGIPWISLLSSLVGLGVGGGVVWAIRIVGSVAMNREALGFGDVTLMAMVGAFIGWQGAVMAFFVSPIAAIAIVLVYFILTRNAEIPFGPYLCAGTMLTILWWDDFVSGWFVGNFAILGQFMLWLFLALLGMMGVMLYCYRVVSDRFRGE